GAGGTTTCTGGATGGCGCACGCACTCGGTTGCCTTGATATTGTTTGTGATAATCGTCAGCGGCATGATCGCTAACTGATTAATTGCCCGCCAACACAATGAGCTGGAGTTGACGAAAAGCGTACTATTTTTAACAATATAAGCTGGAACCGCCGCCGCAATCGTATCTTTAATTAATTCGATGCCTGAACGCGAGCCGTGATTACTGGCGGTCACCACATTGGTTCTTTCAACCAAACCATGGTGCCACTTCACCTGTCCCATGTCTGACAAAGCTTTCAAGTCACGGCGAAGCGTCGTGATCGAAACATTGAATCGTTGGGCCAAGCCCTCAACAGCAACTGGCTCAGACTGATCCACCGCTGACAAGATCTTTTCCCGGCGTGCCTGCACATTGGCCATTGAATTTTTCACTGTCATCACCTCTCAGCAACGAATTGCCTGCTTGCTTACTTGCCCCAGATGCGGATGATTTCGTTTTGGAAATCCGTTGCTGCTTTTGCAGGATCTGGTGCCTGCGTGATTGCCCGACCAGCGATGAAGGTATAAACGTTCACGCCTTCAAACAGTTTCAAGGTATCCACACTCAAACCGCCAGTCACGGAAACTCGGAAGCCCATATCAACCAGCATCTTAACCTTAGCTAAATCCTTCTCGCCCCATGAGCCACCGGAAAGCAAAGCATCACGACTCTGATGATAAATCGCCTGCGTCACACCAATATCCAGCCACGACTGGGCATCTTCTTTGGTCCAATTACCATACAATTCAATTTGGATCTCTTTAACTTCTTTTTGAGCTGCTTGAATGGTCGGAATCGTTGCCGCACAGATACAAGTCATCCAGTCTGCACCAGCATCGCCCATGTTACGAGCAACGGTTGTCCCTGCATCAGCACATTTCGTATCCGCAATCACGATTTTATCAGGAAAAAGGGCTCGCAATGCGCGAACGGCAATCGTGCCTTCCTGCAAAATCAAGATCGTCCCGGCTTCAACAATATCGACAATGTTCCCAACTGCGCGAACATCTGCCAAAGCACTTTCCAACGTATTATTATCCAATGCCACTTGCAAATTTGGTTTAGCCAAAATGTTTCCCTCCTATTGTGCGACAATCACACGATCTGGTCATGTGTCGCACGCCTTTCCTTAACGTCAAAAGCAGACCGGCCCGTGCCGGCGTCCGATCTGCTTAATGACTCGCTTTATTTCACAAGATCCGTATCTTCACGAACATGCTGTTCTACTTCTTTATCACTCATAACGTTCTTGACGCCAATTACTTGCACGCCTTTACTCTGAGCGTCTTTGAACATGTCGACAAAGTTGGTTGTTGTGAACACCATGTCGTATTGTTTAGCCGTACTCTTGCCTTCTGCCAAGTTGGTATGCTCAATTTGCGTAATCGGAATATTCAACCGTTTAAATGCTTTTTGAACACTGCGCATCATCATTAAACTGGTACCTGAACCATTTGCACACGATACTAAGATCTTCATGGGAAATTTCCTCCTTGTAAGTCAAAGCCCTTATTTAGTAGCTTTTTTCTTTGCCATATTTTCTTTATATTGCTCGTAATCCGTTACCATCAAGAAGTAGTTCTTCGGATCGTGACGATATTCGAGTTGTGGGATCAAGACAAGGATCAGAACAACAACCACGATGCCAGCGATGCCGAGAATCTTCATCAAGACGGTGAAGAATGGCCATACAGTGTCCCAGTCGAACATCCCCAGATAGCCGCCAAACTTCGACAAACCAATCCAAGTTGAAATCAATGCTGCGCCGAACACTTGAATCAAACCACTGAAGAACGGTAAGATCATGGCTGCTTTAGCACCAGCTCGCCGGTTTGCGAAGACCCCGAATGCGGCATTATCAAAGAACAATGGGATAAACCCAGCGATAATGATAGTTGGTGAATGGAAAATCAGTAAAGCACCAATGGCTAGGAACTGACCTAATGCACCAAACAGGAAGCCGATGGTAACCGCGTTTGGTTCGCCAAATGCGAAGGTTGCGGCCACATCGATACCAGGTACGGAACCTGGCAGCAGACGATCGGAAATCCCGGTAAAACTTTCAGTCAGTTCCCCAACGAAGGTTCGTACCCCAAGTTGCAGGATGGTCAAGTTAACCGCGAACCCAAGGGAAGTGGTCATAATATAGAACAGGAAACTAGCATTTGGTGCTAAACCTGAGGCGCCTTTTGTTGCTGCGAAAACCCCAACGAAGTATGGCTTGCCAAGAATTAACATGATGATGCCGAAGAAGAACAGCATCAGAATGCCGGTCGCAACCATGTTTTCGTTAAAGATCTTGAGGAAACCAGGCAATTCAATATCCTCAAGACGACGTGCCTTTTTCTTCGCTTTTACTTCACGAGCCTTAAACTTGTCAGCCAGCCAAGAAACAAAGGCAATCCCAAACATTTGTTGATGGGCAACGGCAAACCCGCCGCCATCGGTCAAATCCTGCGTGTAACGAACGGTCATGTTTGAACCGACTGCCCAGTACAGGCCTAAAACAACACCCATGACCAGCAGCACTTCAATCCGACCCATCTTCGGGAAACAGAAAAGTAGAATCCAGAAAGCCGTTGCAGCTTGTTGCACTTGGACATTACCAGTTGTAAAGACTGCCCGCAACTTCGTCCATTTCTGGAATCGAACTAGCAAAATGTTGAAGACGAACGCGAACAGCAGCAACAGCATGACATCGCCGAATGTTCGACCAAACGTCTTTTCCAAACCTTCAGTAACCGCGTTTTGCCCAAAATACGGATCAATAACGGTAGCGGTTAAATTAAAGCGATCTTTCAAGCCGGTCAGGATCGGTCGGAAGCTGTTAACCAAGCCGCCAGACCCAACCATCAAGATCATGTAGCCAATAACCGCCTTTAGAAACCCAGCGATTGATTCATATAATGGCTTGCGTTCCAAAATATATCCGAGTAAAACGATAAACCCAATCATGTAGGCTGGTTGCGTCAGAATATTCGACGCAAAGTAGTCCCATATTTTAACTAGAAAATCTAGAATTTGCTGCATGATTTCTTACCTTTCCCCTTCAACTCCCCGCATCGATGAGTGCTTTAAAATCATCAACACTATTGACGGCCAACAGTTTATCGATCAGACCTTCCGTCATTAACATGTCGGAAAGGTCGCCAATGTTTTGCAAGTGTTGCTTCGGATCTTTTGCAGCTAAGGTAAAGAACAGCTGTGCCTGCTTATCAGGGTCGTCTGAATCGAAAATGACAGGCTCAGGGAATTTTGCAAACCCGATCGCCGTCCCCAAAACATTCTCACTTTCAGCCATCGCATGCGGCATGGCCACGCCAGGCACGATCACGATGTATGGCCCGTTCTTCTCAACGTTAGCAATAATTTCGTTAATATACCCCGGCAGGATATACTTGTGTTCGATCAGCTTTCCCGCGGCTTGTTGCAAGGCGTCACGCCAATCCTTAGCAGGTTCTGGTCGAATATCAACGAGATCTTTCTCCAAAAAGTCTTTCAGTAACATAGTTGATTCACCTCTCTTAAACGCGTTCGCAGTCGCAGAAACCTCCACATAAGGACCTCAGTCGCAATGGCCAAAGCCCGGCCATCACGCCTGAGGCCGCTTATGCTCCGGTTTCTAAGCGCTCCTGCTCACGCTCTCTATAGGAATGCAGGGAACGGTGTGTCGTTTGGAATTGAGAAAGCATCGTGGAAACCGCGATCATACATGAATTCCATCCGGTCTTTGTCATCTGGGAAGGTGAATTCACCGCCAACTTGCCAAATGAAAGGCTTAAACTTGTATTGCAAACGATCCTTGCGCATTTGCCAGAGCGCTTCAATTTCCTTAGGGTCAGCCATAAAGTTGGTCCAGATATCATAATGAACAGGAATAATGACTTTGGTGTTCAAAGATTCAGCCATGCGCAAAATATCGATGGAAGTTACCTTGTCCGTGATACCGCGTGGGTTTTCACCATAAGCACCCAATGCAACGTCAATCTTATTTTCATTACCATGCTTAGCAAATAGATTGGAGTAATGAGAGTCAGCAGCATGATAAAGATTGCCGCCGGTGGTTTCAAACAGATAGTTAACCGCAATCTTGTTCATATCTTGCGGCATCTTGCCTGCCAACTTCACATTAGGATCGTCTTCGGTGATTAAAGCTGTCCGATCAAATCCTTCAAGTACTTTGACCTTTGTCTTGCCGATAGTAACCACATCGCCAGGTTTAACAACAACCGTCTTTTCTGCCGGAACACCCCAGCCTTGCCAAATCTCACAAACCTTTTCTGGGCCATAGAACTTCGCATCCGGACAATTCTTATTAACAGCAGCCGCCGTATTCACATCCAAATGATCACTATGAATATGACTCACAAACAAAGCATCAACATCTTTAATGGCAAATGGATCAATCACAAACGGTTGATTGCGCAGATTCGGTTGCATCTTCTGCACACCACTCATCCGCATCATCTGATGACCCTTACGCATCATGCCATTCCCATGTGATTGCTTACCAGTGCCGCACCACATATCAACCAAAATGTTGGTATCTTCAGCCGTCTTCAACCAAATACCGGTACAACCCAACCACCACATTGAAAATGTGCCAGGTTTCACCTTTTTGTCAGCAATCTCCTCGTTCAACCAAGTCCCCCACTCTGGGAATGTGCTAAGAATCCATTTTTCCCGAGTGATGTTATTGATATTTTTGTCTGCCATGATATTTCCTCCTTAGGCTTTGTTTCTGCTTTCAATTAACATGGTAGATGAACTTGAATGCGCTTACAATACCGGTATATGAACTGTTTGGGTATTATACGCCATTTTATGAACTTTATATGCGCTCTCGCAAGTTTAAAGGTTCCATTTTTATGAACTAAATCGTCTAAAAATTCAGATGACAATCATAAAACTTACAATTTCTTCGGTTAATTAAAAGAATACTTGAATACAAGTAATTAGTTCTTCTTGAATCTTATTTCAGCTAATACTTCTGCATTGTCTATTTAATGTTAAACTTTGAATGCGGATTTTAGAAGATACATACAAGTGAGCAGCCAAAAACGGCCACCTTAGTTAATCTCTCGATTGACTAAGGTGGCCGTTTTAATTTCATAAAATCATTTGAATATTATGACCCAGATAATTAACCGCGATATGCATCCAAAATCTTTGGTCCGTTCTCTGTTCCAACGACTACCTTTTTAACTACATCAAGGAAAAGCCCATGTTCAACCAACCCAACTTGTTCGTTTAACCAAGAAGCTAACAGATGAGGATGCTCAATACGCCCTAAATGAAGATCAACAATAAAATTATCCGAATCTGTCAATACCTTTTCTCCATCATTAGTGAGTCGATATTCAGGATTCAGCCCTTCATTGGCTAAACGCTGAACGAGCTTGCCACTGCCAAATGGAATCACTTCAAGCGGTAATGGAAATTTACCCAGCGTGTCAACAAGTTTAGATTCATCAACAATCCATATATTTTGCGCGGAATTAATCGCGACGACCTTTTCAATTAAGTGGGCCGCCCCGCCGCCTTTAATGCCTTGAAAATGCTTATCAACTTCGTCCGCACCATCAATTGTCAAATCAATATGATCCACTTCATCTAAATCTTTCATGTGAATCCCTAAGGACTCAGCCTGCTCACGCGTGCGGATACTAGTGGCAACACCAGTCAACTGTATATGTTCGGTTTCGACTCGCTGTGCAATGGCTTTAACAAGATAATAGACCGTCGATCCGGTCCCTAAACCAATTGTCATGCCGTCTTTAACTAGTTCTGCCGCCTTCTGAGCAGCCTGCTGCTTCAAGTCATTTTGATTCATAACCACGCATCCTTTTTAATTTGTTTTTTACCCTACAAGTCACAGAAGAGTCGTGAGAAAAACTTCTTACACGAAAAGATTTGGTAAACTCTAGAGTGCTCGAATCCGTCTTTTCTTACTATTAGGAACATCCTCATCTATTCATTTGGACAATGATTCGATACGCCTCCGGATTTAAGGCTTGCTGCATCCCTTCTGGATGTAAGCTGATTCCTGAGACAACTTTTAAGAGAGGGTATAATGAATAAATCGTCTCTCAAAAGGAAGGAATTTTTACATGCCAACTCGTTACGACAAAGAATTCAAACA
This genomic window from Lacticaseibacillus paracasei subsp. paracasei contains:
- a CDS encoding DeoR/GlpR family DNA-binding transcription regulator produces the protein MTVKNSMANVQARREKILSAVDQSEPVAVEGLAQRFNVSITTLRRDLKALSDMGQVKWHHGLVERTNVVTASNHGSRSGIELIKDTIAAAVPAYIVKNSTLFVNSSSLCWRAINQLAIMPLTIITNNIKATECVRHPETSIILTGGEIRYPKESLVGTVAMQILETMQSDYTLIGCDGISVAGGVTTQNIYEAQINSTMISRTKQKVICVADYRKVGVTSNYHVADLTGVDILITDNFANEKVVRDLRRQGIDVIQVSN
- a CDS encoding 3-keto-L-gulonate-6-phosphate decarboxylase UlaD — its product is MAKPNLQVALDNNTLESALADVRAVGNIVDIVEAGTILILQEGTIAVRALRALFPDKIVIADTKCADAGTTVARNMGDAGADWMTCICAATIPTIQAAQKEVKEIQIELYGNWTKEDAQSWLDIGVTQAIYHQSRDALLSGGSWGEKDLAKVKMLVDMGFRVSVTGGLSVDTLKLFEGVNVYTFIAGRAITQAPDPAKAATDFQNEIIRIWGK
- a CDS encoding PTS sugar transporter subunit IIB is translated as MKILVSCANGSGTSLMMMRSVQKAFKRLNIPITQIEHTNLAEGKSTAKQYDMVFTTTNFVDMFKDAQSKGVQVIGVKNVMSDKEVEQHVREDTDLVK
- a CDS encoding PTS ascorbate transporter subunit IIC; amino-acid sequence: MQQILDFLVKIWDYFASNILTQPAYMIGFIVLLGYILERKPLYESIAGFLKAVIGYMILMVGSGGLVNSFRPILTGLKDRFNLTATVIDPYFGQNAVTEGLEKTFGRTFGDVMLLLLFAFVFNILLVRFQKWTKLRAVFTTGNVQVQQAATAFWILLFCFPKMGRIEVLLVMGVVLGLYWAVGSNMTVRYTQDLTDGGGFAVAHQQMFGIAFVSWLADKFKAREVKAKKKARRLEDIELPGFLKIFNENMVATGILMLFFFGIIMLILGKPYFVGVFAATKGASGLAPNASFLFYIMTTSLGFAVNLTILQLGVRTFVGELTESFTGISDRLLPGSVPGIDVAATFAFGEPNAVTIGFLFGALGQFLAIGALLIFHSPTIIIAGFIPLFFDNAAFGVFANRRAGAKAAMILPFFSGLIQVFGAALISTWIGLSKFGGYLGMFDWDTVWPFFTVLMKILGIAGIVVVVLILVLIPQLEYRHDPKNYFLMVTDYEQYKENMAKKKATK
- a CDS encoding PTS sugar transporter subunit IIA encodes the protein MLLKDFLEKDLVDIRPEPAKDWRDALQQAAGKLIEHKYILPGYINEIIANVEKNGPYIVIVPGVAMPHAMAESENVLGTAIGFAKFPEPVIFDSDDPDKQAQLFFTLAAKDPKQHLQNIGDLSDMLMTEGLIDKLLAVNSVDDFKALIDAGS
- the ulaG gene encoding L-ascorbate 6-phosphate lactonase, which translates into the protein MADKNINNITREKWILSTFPEWGTWLNEEIADKKVKPGTFSMWWLGCTGIWLKTAEDTNILVDMWCGTGKQSHGNGMMRKGHQMMRMSGVQKMQPNLRNQPFVIDPFAIKDVDALFVSHIHSDHLDVNTAAAVNKNCPDAKFYGPEKVCEIWQGWGVPAEKTVVVKPGDVVTIGKTKVKVLEGFDRTALITEDDPNVKLAGKMPQDMNKIAVNYLFETTGGNLYHAADSHYSNLFAKHGNENKIDVALGAYGENPRGITDKVTSIDILRMAESLNTKVIIPVHYDIWTNFMADPKEIEALWQMRKDRLQYKFKPFIWQVGGEFTFPDDKDRMEFMYDRGFHDAFSIPNDTPFPAFL
- the rpiA gene encoding ribose-5-phosphate isomerase RpiA, with product MNQNDLKQQAAQKAAELVKDGMTIGLGTGSTVYYLVKAIAQRVETEHIQLTGVATSIRTREQAESLGIHMKDLDEVDHIDLTIDGADEVDKHFQGIKGGGAAHLIEKVVAINSAQNIWIVDESKLVDTLGKFPLPLEVIPFGSGKLVQRLANEGLNPEYRLTNDGEKVLTDSDNFIVDLHLGRIEHPHLLASWLNEQVGLVEHGLFLDVVKKVVVGTENGPKILDAYRG